A genomic segment from Ornithorhynchus anatinus isolate Pmale09 chromosome 16, mOrnAna1.pri.v4, whole genome shotgun sequence encodes:
- the ADRA2A gene encoding alpha-2A adrenergic receptor, with product MLHQDQPLAEGGITPMGALRADGGNWTPNGTAPGGARATPYSLQVTLTLVSLAGLLMLLTVFGNVLVIIAVFTSRALKAPQNLFLVSLASADILVATLVIPFSLANEVMGYWYFGKAWCEIYLALDVLFCTSSIVHLCAISLDRYWSITQAIEYNLKRTPRRIKGIILTVWVISAVISFPPLISLEKKGGGEQVEPLCEINDQKWYVVASCIGSFFAPCLIMILVYVRIYQIAKRRTRVPAARARPRRPRRDRARPNGLPLPPPPPPPPAKLNGAAEARAAGAPAAGARAGEPDDSAPCRPEANGPDPDDSSSSERAERPPDGPGPAAPAAAAPVAAAAAASSSSPPPPRRPSKPKTGRVQPGPPPPPPRRPDDDDDDDDGQRGAKGSRWRGRQNREKRFTFVLAVVIGVFVVCWFPFFFTYTLTALCCAVPRTLFKFFFWFGYCNSSLNPVIYTIFNHDFRRAFKKILCRVDGKRMV from the coding sequence ATGCTCCACCAGGACCAGCCGCTGGCGGAGGGGGGCATCACCCCCATGGGGGCCCTGCGGGCGGACGGGGGCAACTGGACCCCCAACGGGACGGCCCCGGGGGGCGCCCGGGCCACCCCCTACTCGCTGCAGGTGACCTTGACCCTGGTCAGCCTGGCGGGGCTGCTGATGCTGCTGACGGTCTTCGGCAACGTGCTGGTGATCATCGCCGTCTTCACCAGCCGGGCCCTCAAGGCCCCCCAGAACCTGTTCCTGGTGTCGCTGGCCTCGGCCGACATCCTGGTGGCCACGCTGGTCATCCCCTTCTCGCTGGCCAACGAGGTGATGGGCTACTGGTACTTCGGCAAGGCGTGGTGCGAGATCTACCTGGCGCTGGACGTGCTGTTCTGCACCTCGAGCATCGTGCACCTGTGCGCCATCAGCCTGGACCGCTACTGGTCCATCACGCAGGCCATCGAGTACAACCTCAAGCGGACGCCGCGGCGCATCAAGGGCATCATCCTCACCGTGTGGGTCATCTCGGCCGTCATCTCCTTCCCGCCGCTCATCTCCCTGGAGAAGAAGGGCGGCGGCGAGCAGGTGGAGCCGCTCTGCGAGATCAACGACCAGAAGTGGTACGTCGTGGCCTCCTGCATCGGCTCCTTCTTCGCCCCCTGCCTCATCATGATCCTCGTCTACGTGCGCATCTACCAGATCGCCAAGCGCCGCACGCGCGTGCCCGCCGcgcgcgcccgcccccgccgcccccgccgggaccGCGCCCGCCCCAACGggctcccgctcccgccgccgccgccgccgccgccggccaagCTCAACGGCGCCGCGGAGGCGCGCGCGGCGGGGGCGCCCGCCGCGGGGGCGCGCGCCGGGGAGCCGGACGacagcgccccctgccgcccGGAGGCCAACGGCCCGGACCCCGACGACAGCTCGTCGTCCGAGCGGGCCGAGCGGCCCCCCGAcggtcccggccccgctgcccccgccgccgctgcccccgtcgccgccgccgccgccgcctcctcctcctccccgccgccgccccgccggccctccAAGCCCAAGACCGGCCGCGTccagcccggccccccccccccccccccccgccgccccgacgacgacgacgacgacgacgacgggcaGCGCGGGGCCAAGGGGTCGCGCTGGCGCGGGCGGCAGAACCGCGAGAAGCGCTTCACCTTCGTGCTGGCCGTCGTCATCGGCGTCTTCGTCGTCTGCTGGttccccttcttcttcacctACACGCTGACCGCCCTGTGCTGCGCCGTCCCGCGGACCCTCTTCAAGTTCTTCTTCTGGTTCGGCTACTGCAACAGCTCCCTCAACCCCGTCATCTACACCATCTTCAACCACGACTTCCGCAGGGCCTTCAAGAAGATCCTCTGCCGGGTGGACGGGAAGCGGATGGTCTGA
- the LOC114817158 gene encoding basic salivary proline-rich protein 2-like, which yields MATVAAQRPGDESPALALPPRQIQVGFPRGGARGAGDGWPPGPLQGKGLSKLIRPPGCGPARWPGVDSPPSPGSGWPLHGHVLPSSSSSSPPSCSGHVPEESSLLRAAGRSGRGAGARLEGGRLGSPPEPSEPPSPWTGFIAPGWSRRCPAASVSPHVGTSPPPLHTQHTPWPLSDPSPPVSRLPAAGRRRSLERDGGGRVGRGPRRSRRIPRDGGEGGRCPRRRHRAQRRGPAGRGAGPPRNRRLGKGEATVEGVARAGEKIGTRRREKANFLRGSPARPRPRPGPAAAFPCPRLRKPPLTPAGRAGALQRSPAPLAPRSPSASPPASPPASPPASPPHSPPFPRNRLAGTRPGVSHTPSH from the exons ATGGCAACGGTCGCAGCGCAACGGCCGGGAGACGAGAGTCCGGctctggctctccctccccggcAGATCCAAGTTGGATTTCCAAGAGGCGGGGCccgcgg tgccGGGGACGGGTGGCCGCCCGGCCCGCTGCAGGGCAAGGGGCTTTCCAAACTTATCCGCCCGCCGGGGTGTGGACCGGCCCGATGGCCGGGCGTCGATtcgcccccttcccccggctccGGCTGGCCGCTGCACGGTCACGTCcttccctcctcgtcctcctcttccccacccagttGCTCAGGCCACGTCCCCGAGGAGTCTTCCCTcctgcgggcggcggggcggtccgggcggggggccggggcccggctggAGGGAGGGCGGCTCGGATCTCCGCCGGAGCCGTCGGAGCCCCCCTCACCGTGGACTGGTTTTATAGCCCCGGGATGGAGCCGGCGTTGCCCGGCAGCCAGCGTCAGCCCCCACGTGGgaacctcaccccctcctctacacacacaacacacaccctGGCCCCTctccgacccctcccctcccgtctctcGGCTCCCAGCGGCCGGACGCCGGCGGAGCCTCGAACGGGACGGGGGTGGGCGGGTGGGGAGAGGCCCCAGGCGGAGCCGCCGGATTCCCCGggatgggggcgagggagggagatGCCCGCGACGGCGGCACCGGGCGCAGCGGCGAggaccggcggggaggggggcggggccgccccgcAACCGGCGGCTAGGGAAGGGGGAAGCCACAGTGGAAGGCGTGGCCCGGGCGGGTGAGAAGATCGGGACACGACGAAGGGAGAAGGCGAATTTTCTTCGaggctcccctgctcggccccggccccggcccggcccggccgctgcCTTCCCCTGCCCGAGGCTCCGCAAGCCTCCACTGACCCCTGCCGGCCGCGCGGGCGCATTGCAGCGGAGCCCGGCCCCGCTCGCCCCCCGCTCGCCCTCCGCCtcgccccccgcctcgccccccgcctcgccccccgcctcgcccccccatTCGCCCCCATTTCCTCGGAACCGGCTTGCAGGAACCCGCCCCGGAGTGTCCCACACTCCCAGTCACTGA